From the Atribacterota bacterium genome, the window CTGGAACTGGCCATCAAAACGGCACTGGCTTTGCGTTGTGAAATTCTTCCTCAGGTGGTCTTCCATCGGAAGAATTACTTTTATCCTGACCTCCCCAAGGGATACCAAATTTCCCAGTACAATTTTCCTATCGGGACGAACGGATTCGTGGAGTTTTTCGCCCAGGGAACCAAAAAAAGGGTGCGGATCAAGCGAGTTCATGTGGAAGAGGATGCTGGAAAACTGGTCCACGAAGGGCTGGGTCTTCCTCCTCATTCATCCGGGGTGGATTTTAATCGTTGCGGGATTCCTCTGGTGGAGGTGGTCACGGAACCGGACCTTCATTCTCCGGAAGAGGCCCGGGAATACCTTGTGATGCTTCGCAGTGTGGTTCGCTATATTGGGGCCAGCGACGGCAATATGGAAGAAGGGTCCCTACGTTGTGATGCCAACGTTTCGGTTTCTCAGTCTTCTTTAGAATTGGGGACCAAGGTGGAAGTGAAAAATATGAATTCCTTCCGCTCGGTTTTTCGAGCCCTGCAGTATGAGATTGAGCGCCAGAAGAAGGTTATCCTTGAAGGGGGTGCCGTGGTTCAGGAAACCCGCCACTGGGATGAGCGAGAAGGGGTGACGGTTTCCGCCCGGGGCAAAGAAGAGGCTGAGGACTACCGGTATTTCCCCGACCCAGACCTGTTGCCGGTAGCCATTACCCCAGAGACCATCGCAGGAATAGAAAAGACCCTTCCGGAGTTACCACTGGAGAGAAGGGAACGCTTTATGGTAGAGTACGAACTCACCGAGGGTGAAGCGGGGATTCTGACCCAGGAAAGGGAGATTGCTGACTTTTTCGAAGCCTGCCTCATGGAGTTTCGTAAACCCCGCCTGGTCTGCAACTGGATGCTTACTGAGGTACTCAAAAATCTGAACGAATTGAATATCGGGATTACTCAGAGCAGAGTCACTCCGGAATCCTTAGGGGAATTGATTAAAATGGTGGACCGAAAGGAAATCAGCGGAACCATTGCCAAGAGTATTTTGGAGGAAATGTTCACGTCTGGAGGAAAGGTGAAGGAAATCATGGCTCGCAAGGGGATTTCTTTCATCACCAGCGAAAAAGAACTGGAGCGGATTGCTCGGGAAGCCATCGAGAAAAACCCCCAGAGCGTTGCGGATTACTTAAGCGGTAAGGAGAAAGCCCTCCATTTTCTCATCGGCCAGGTGATGAAGACCACCCGGGGGCAGGCAGACCCGGAAACGGTGAAGAGTCTTCTCTTGAAAGAGTTGCGAAGTGGAGAGTAACGATGCGCTTTGTCCACCTCCATGTACATACCGAATACAGTCTTCTGGATGGGGCCATCCGTATTGATGAGCTTTTGCAAACAGTGAAATCGTACGGGATGGAAGCGGTGGCGGTCACCGACCACGGGGTGATGTATGGGGTGGTCGATTTTTATAAAAAGGCCAAGGAATTCGGTGTAAAGCCGATCATTGGCTGTGAAGTGTACGTCGCTCCGGGGAGTCGCTTTGAAAAAGTGACTGTGAAGGGAAGTGAACCGGCGTATCACTTAGTGCTTCTTGCTCAGAATAAAACCGGATACCGGAATCTCACCGAGCTGGTGAGCCGGGCGTACCTGGAAGGATTCTATTACAAACCCCGGGTGGATAAGGAACTCCTGCGGGAGTATTCCGAGGGGTTAGTGGCCCTCACTGCGTGTTTGGCGGGAGAAATTCCCCGTTTGATACTCAGCGGAGAAAAGAGCGAAGCCGAAAAACTGGTGCTCGAGTACCGGGACATCTTTGGGGCGGATAATTTCTTTCTGGAGGTTCAGGATAATAAAATCCCGGAGCAAACCACACTCAACGAAGCACTCATCGAGATTGGAAAACGCCACCGGATTCCTGTTGTGGCCACCAATGATTGTCACTATTTAAGCCGGGAGGATGCGCAGGTCCACGACATTATTCTGGCCATTCAAACGGCCACCACCCTTGACGACCCCAAGCGACTTCGTTTTCCCACCCAGGAATTCTACGTGAAATCCCCCGAAGAAATGGAAAAGGCCTTTGCCTCCCTTCCTGAGGCGTTGGAGAATGCCGTTTCGATTGCCGAGCGCTGCAATGTGGAGTTAGACTTAGGACAGGTACTCCTTCCAGAATTTGCTGTTCCCGAAGGATTTACTCCGTCTACCTATCTTGAACACCTCTGCGAAGAAGGCTTAAAAAAACGTTACGGAGATCCCATCCCGGCAACAATCAAAGAGCAGGCGGCCTATGAACTCAAGGTGATTCACGATATGGGGTACTCGGCCTACTTTCTCATTGTCTTCGATTTCGTGAACTATGCCCGAAAAAATGGAATTATGGTTGGTCCAGGAAGGGGTTCGGCGGCTGGAAGCCTGGTCTCGTACGCCCTGGGAATCACCAATATTGATCCCCTCAAGTATGGGCTCCTTTTTGAGCGTTTCTTGAACCCGGAACGGGTCAGCATGCCCGATATCGACATCGATTTTTGCTTTGAGCGGCGTAATGAGGTCATCGAGTACGTGTCATCCAAGTATGGGAAGACTAACGTTGCTCAGATTATCACCTTTGGGCGAATGATGGCTCGCCAGGCGGTGCGGGATGTGGGTAGGGCTCTGGGATGGAGCTATGGAGAAGTGGATAAGATTGCCAAGCTCATCTCGGCTACACCAGGAATTACCTTGGAAAAAGCCCTAAATGAGAGTCCGCAGCTTAGGGCCCTCTCTGAGCAAAATAAAGAGGTGGGGATGCTTCTGCGCTTTGCCCAGCGCATCGAGGGCTTGTGTCGGCATGCCTCGGTCCATGCAGCAGGGGTGGTGATTTCGAATCAACCCTTGATGAACCACGTGCCGCTACAAAAGATGAACGAGGGTGAAATTGTCACCCAGTTTGATATGGATGCCCTGCAGGACCTCGGCCTTTTGAAAATGGATTTTCTGGGACTTCGGACTCTCACCATCATCGAACGGGCTCTGAAAATCATCAAAAATACCCGCCAGGTGGATATCGACCTCGACCACATTCCCCTCGATGACCCCGAGACTTACCGTCTTCTCGGTAAAGGAGAAACGGTGGGGGTATTCCAGCTGGAGAGTCCCGGCATGAAAGAACTTTTAAAGCGCCTGAAACCTGAAGGGATGGAAGACTTAATTGCCATTCTGGCCCTGTACCGCCCGGGACCCCTGGGAAGCGGCATGATTGACGACTTCATCGAGCGCAAACATGGGAGAGTCAAGGTTACCTATCCCCATCCCAGTTTAGAGCCCGTTTTGCGAGAGACTTACGGGGTGATCGTCTACCAAGAACAGGTGATGAAGATTGCCAGCGAAATGGCCGGGTTTACCCTGGGACAGGCCGATATTCTCCGCCGGGCGATGGGAAAGAAAAAGCCGGAAGTCATGCGGGAGCAGCGGGAGAAATTCATTCAGGGGGCTTTGGCGAAGGGTCATGACCAGAGCACAGCGGAAACGATTTTTGACCTCATCGAATACTTTGCCGGATACGGGTTCAATAAATCCCACAGTGCTGCCTATGCGGTCATCTCCTACCAGACGGCTTATCTGAAAGCCCACTATCCTACCGAGTACCTGGCCGCTTGCCTTACCAGCAATGCCTCA encodes:
- the gatB gene encoding Asp-tRNA(Asn)/Glu-tRNA(Gln) amidotransferase subunit GatB translates to MADFYVTIGLEVHCQLLTKTKLFCRCGTDYIGKDPNTLVCPVCMGIPGSLPVLNQKALELAIKTALALRCEILPQVVFHRKNYFYPDLPKGYQISQYNFPIGTNGFVEFFAQGTKKRVRIKRVHVEEDAGKLVHEGLGLPPHSSGVDFNRCGIPLVEVVTEPDLHSPEEAREYLVMLRSVVRYIGASDGNMEEGSLRCDANVSVSQSSLELGTKVEVKNMNSFRSVFRALQYEIERQKKVILEGGAVVQETRHWDEREGVTVSARGKEEAEDYRYFPDPDLLPVAITPETIAGIEKTLPELPLERRERFMVEYELTEGEAGILTQEREIADFFEACLMEFRKPRLVCNWMLTEVLKNLNELNIGITQSRVTPESLGELIKMVDRKEISGTIAKSILEEMFTSGGKVKEIMARKGISFITSEKELERIAREAIEKNPQSVADYLSGKEKALHFLIGQVMKTTRGQADPETVKSLLLKELRSGE
- a CDS encoding DNA polymerase III subunit alpha codes for the protein MRFVHLHVHTEYSLLDGAIRIDELLQTVKSYGMEAVAVTDHGVMYGVVDFYKKAKEFGVKPIIGCEVYVAPGSRFEKVTVKGSEPAYHLVLLAQNKTGYRNLTELVSRAYLEGFYYKPRVDKELLREYSEGLVALTACLAGEIPRLILSGEKSEAEKLVLEYRDIFGADNFFLEVQDNKIPEQTTLNEALIEIGKRHRIPVVATNDCHYLSREDAQVHDIILAIQTATTLDDPKRLRFPTQEFYVKSPEEMEKAFASLPEALENAVSIAERCNVELDLGQVLLPEFAVPEGFTPSTYLEHLCEEGLKKRYGDPIPATIKEQAAYELKVIHDMGYSAYFLIVFDFVNYARKNGIMVGPGRGSAAGSLVSYALGITNIDPLKYGLLFERFLNPERVSMPDIDIDFCFERRNEVIEYVSSKYGKTNVAQIITFGRMMARQAVRDVGRALGWSYGEVDKIAKLISATPGITLEKALNESPQLRALSEQNKEVGMLLRFAQRIEGLCRHASVHAAGVVISNQPLMNHVPLQKMNEGEIVTQFDMDALQDLGLLKMDFLGLRTLTIIERALKIIKNTRQVDIDLDHIPLDDPETYRLLGKGETVGVFQLESPGMKELLKRLKPEGMEDLIAILALYRPGPLGSGMIDDFIERKHGRVKVTYPHPSLEPVLRETYGVIVYQEQVMKIASEMAGFTLGQADILRRAMGKKKPEVMREQREKFIQGALAKGHDQSTAETIFDLIEYFAGYGFNKSHSAAYAVISYQTAYLKAHYPTEYLAACLTSNASDSDKVAKFIAECKRLGIQILPPDINESLANFTVVGEGKIRFGLAAIKNVGESAIAEVLARRRESRFRNVFDFVERVDLRVINKRVLESLVKAGAFDTLHPNRAQLLVSLEEIVASFAKKKKTRTSQISLFGGQNATPEPYPELKDVEEMGRQDLLRMEKEMLGFYVSDHPLREISLRYPHLTTVPLGRLGSIKQAVKVKILGVVSGFRRVVTKTGGEVYFVSLEDETGSVEVIFFPSFREEIQPYLSSGRVLGVLGRLDILDSGENKVIAERILDPEKERGWSQVVHIDLRESSDVLRAVYCLKDCLRHFPGELPVVVQVRDAKEEWWVELGEAFRVLWNTESEGAIREVIGSEGEVWLS